A stretch of Desulfuromonas thiophila DNA encodes these proteins:
- a CDS encoding HDOD domain-containing protein gives MMHSEAWHIEQIAAVPEVLLRVLRLAQDAEVEFDALAALIEQEPALTARVLRLATSACFRPWSAVTQLRRLLVVLGQERIRQLAVTSAVQQVFSQIPPEHEALTDRLWFRSLLCAQLSRQLAQLTAYPHPEEAYLAGLLHALGQLVLLQSFPQRCPVLAVDAAALTQLQDIARDCFGCPAAEVAARLLVRWGLSPLLADAVRYQNQPARELREAAPLVQLVNLALRLVDAAQTAQAVDDPLLGLNAGLLQELIQQASADVAALAQDLGLSPAVAFERPARRALADQVRGLALLGGCRPVADPGADQTALLERMRQDLALVFNLDALEFLLCRDGGQLVGQSSPRRPRWNEIVLHWPDSASRVAEALRSGQVQLTDEHDTMAPLPDRQMAGLLGQEGLLVLPLVTGGMPLAAVVAGVGAAQGRRLAAQMPLLQLFADQLALVLARQRQWQQETAERLQGERDHYQLQVRKLLHEVNNPLTVIGNYLHVLQQKLDDPARTEELVLLQDELVRVGDLLARLRQPLEPLEATGEPAQLGLNALLRDLGRLFAVSLLAGRGLHLELDLDEGIPPLALSGAALRQLVLNLVRNAAEALPAGGQLRLVTRDRVYKNGTQLVELRIEDDGPGLPEAVLQRLFQPVTSSKAGHAGLGLVIVRNLVEQLGGEISCTSRVAAGTSFQILLPRRLLAQESADAGA, from the coding sequence ATGATGCATTCAGAGGCATGGCATATCGAGCAGATCGCGGCGGTACCGGAGGTTTTGCTGCGGGTGCTGCGGCTGGCGCAGGACGCCGAGGTCGAGTTTGACGCCCTGGCCGCGCTGATCGAGCAGGAACCGGCCCTGACCGCCCGGGTGCTGCGCCTGGCCACCAGCGCTTGCTTTCGCCCGTGGTCCGCGGTTACCCAGTTGCGCCGCCTGCTGGTGGTGCTGGGCCAGGAACGCATCCGCCAGCTGGCCGTGACCAGCGCCGTCCAGCAGGTTTTCAGCCAGATCCCTCCCGAGCATGAAGCCCTGACCGACCGGTTGTGGTTTCGTTCCCTGCTGTGTGCCCAGCTGAGCCGTCAGCTGGCGCAACTGACCGCCTACCCCCATCCCGAAGAGGCCTATCTGGCCGGGTTGCTTCATGCCTTGGGCCAGCTGGTGCTGCTGCAGTCCTTTCCCCAGCGTTGCCCGGTGCTGGCGGTCGACGCGGCGGCTCTGACGCAACTGCAGGACATCGCCCGTGACTGCTTCGGCTGCCCGGCGGCCGAGGTCGCGGCCCGCTTGCTGGTTCGTTGGGGCCTGTCGCCGTTGCTGGCCGATGCGGTGCGCTATCAGAATCAGCCCGCGCGGGAACTGCGCGAGGCGGCGCCGCTGGTGCAGCTGGTGAATCTGGCCCTGCGGCTGGTCGACGCCGCCCAGACGGCGCAGGCGGTTGATGACCCGCTGCTGGGTCTCAATGCCGGTCTGCTGCAGGAACTGATTCAGCAGGCCAGTGCCGACGTGGCCGCTCTGGCGCAGGATCTGGGGCTGTCGCCAGCGGTAGCGTTTGAACGGCCGGCGCGGCGGGCGCTGGCCGACCAGGTGCGCGGCCTGGCCCTGCTGGGCGGTTGCCGCCCGGTCGCTGATCCCGGCGCGGACCAGACGGCGCTGCTTGAGCGGATGCGCCAGGATCTGGCGCTGGTTTTCAACCTCGACGCGCTGGAGTTTCTGCTCTGTCGGGACGGTGGTCAGCTGGTGGGGCAGTCCTCGCCGCGGCGGCCGCGCTGGAACGAAATTGTTCTGCACTGGCCGGATTCGGCCAGTCGGGTGGCCGAGGCCCTGCGCAGTGGCCAGGTTCAGCTGACGGATGAGCACGACACTATGGCGCCGTTGCCGGACCGGCAGATGGCAGGACTGCTGGGGCAGGAGGGGCTGCTGGTGCTGCCGCTGGTCACAGGCGGCATGCCGCTGGCGGCGGTGGTTGCTGGTGTTGGCGCGGCGCAGGGTCGCCGGCTGGCGGCTCAGATGCCCCTGTTGCAACTGTTTGCCGATCAGCTGGCCCTGGTCCTGGCCCGCCAGCGCCAGTGGCAGCAGGAAACGGCCGAGCGCCTGCAGGGTGAGCGGGACCACTACCAGCTGCAGGTGCGTAAACTGCTGCACGAGGTCAACAATCCCCTGACAGTCATTGGCAACTACCTGCACGTGCTGCAACAGAAGCTCGATGATCCGGCCCGGACGGAGGAGCTGGTGTTGCTGCAGGACGAACTGGTGCGGGTGGGTGATCTGCTGGCCCGCCTGCGTCAGCCGTTGGAACCGCTGGAAGCCACCGGCGAGCCGGCGCAGCTGGGTCTTAACGCTTTGCTGCGTGATCTCGGTCGCTTGTTCGCGGTCAGCCTGCTGGCCGGTCGCGGATTGCACCTCGAACTCGATCTGGACGAAGGCATCCCGCCATTGGCGCTCAGTGGCGCGGCCCTGCGCCAGCTGGTGCTCAATCTGGTCCGCAATGCCGCCGAGGCCCTGCCGGCCGGCGGCCAGCTGCGGCTGGTGACGCGCGACAGGGTCTACAAAAACGGTACGCAGCTGGTCGAACTGCGGATCGAGGACGACGGGCCGGGGCTGCCGGAAGCCGTGCTGCAACGGCTGTTCCAGCCGGTGACCAGCAGCAAGGCTGGTCATGCCGGTCTGGGGCTGGTCATTGTCCGCAATCTGGTCGAACAACTTGGCGGCGAAATCAGCTGTACCTCGCGCGTTGCTGCCGGTACCAGCTTCCAGATACTGCTGCCGCGCCGGCTACTGGCGCAGGAGAGCGCCGATGCCGGGGCCTGA
- the cysS gene encoding cysteine--tRNA ligase, with product MSLRVYNTLSGQKEPFEPLQPGKVGMYVCGVTVYDYCHIGHARANIVFDIVYRYLRYAGYDVTYVRNYTDVDDKIIQRANERGISCQQLSEEFIRAFDEDMAALGLLRPTVEPKATEHIGEIIALVEQLIAAGKAYASDGDVYFAVDSLADYLKLSKRNLEEMQAGARIAPGEKKRHPMDFALWKAAKPGEPFWPSPWGDGRPGWHIECSAMSMKYLGASFDIHGGGKDLVFPHHENEIAQSEGATGQPFVKYWLHNGFVNVNQEKMSKSLGNFFTIRDILKQYDAEIVRFFILSAHYRSPIDFCDQNLRDARAGLTRFYEALQAAGEALADLPAGPAAASESEALRARFCEALDDDFNTALAIGHLFDAARGLNRLLAEKKWRKQADKVAQVRALHEGLRRLGEVLGLFASDPADWLDRQRHAALAGLGLSAGDIASQIAARLQARQDKDFARADAIRDELEARGILLLDGPAGTDWKIRL from the coding sequence ATGAGCCTGCGCGTTTACAACACCCTCAGTGGCCAGAAGGAACCATTTGAACCCCTGCAGCCGGGCAAGGTCGGCATGTATGTCTGCGGCGTGACCGTTTACGACTACTGCCACATCGGCCACGCCCGCGCCAATATCGTGTTCGATATCGTCTATCGCTACCTGCGTTATGCCGGCTACGACGTGACCTATGTGCGCAACTACACCGATGTCGATGACAAGATCATCCAGCGAGCCAACGAGCGCGGCATCAGTTGCCAGCAGCTGTCCGAGGAGTTCATCCGTGCCTTTGATGAAGACATGGCGGCCCTGGGGTTGCTCAGGCCGACGGTGGAGCCCAAGGCCACCGAGCATATTGGTGAGATCATTGCGCTGGTAGAGCAGTTGATTGCCGCCGGCAAGGCCTACGCCAGCGACGGTGATGTCTATTTCGCCGTCGACAGCCTGGCCGACTACCTCAAGCTGAGCAAGCGCAATCTGGAGGAGATGCAGGCCGGCGCCCGCATCGCGCCAGGTGAGAAGAAGCGTCATCCGATGGATTTCGCCCTGTGGAAGGCGGCCAAGCCGGGCGAACCGTTCTGGCCGTCGCCCTGGGGTGACGGCCGGCCGGGCTGGCACATCGAGTGCTCCGCCATGAGCATGAAATATCTGGGTGCGTCCTTTGATATCCATGGCGGCGGCAAGGATCTGGTGTTCCCCCATCATGAAAACGAAATTGCCCAGAGCGAGGGCGCCACGGGTCAGCCGTTCGTCAAGTACTGGCTGCACAACGGTTTTGTCAACGTCAACCAGGAGAAGATGAGCAAGTCGCTGGGCAACTTCTTCACCATTCGCGATATCCTCAAGCAGTACGATGCCGAGATCGTGCGCTTCTTCATCCTGTCGGCCCATTATCGTTCGCCCATCGATTTTTGTGACCAGAATCTGCGCGATGCCCGCGCCGGTCTGACCCGTTTTTACGAGGCGCTGCAGGCTGCCGGCGAGGCACTGGCCGATCTGCCGGCCGGGCCGGCGGCGGCCAGTGAGAGCGAGGCGCTGCGGGCACGTTTTTGCGAAGCGCTGGACGACGACTTCAATACTGCCCTGGCCATCGGCCATCTGTTCGACGCGGCGCGCGGCCTCAACCGGCTGCTGGCCGAGAAGAAGTGGCGCAAGCAGGCCGACAAGGTGGCGCAGGTACGCGCCCTGCACGAGGGCTTGCGGCGGCTGGGGGAGGTGCTGGGTCTGTTCGCCAGTGATCCGGCTGACTGGCTCGACCGGCAGCGCCATGCGGCCCTGGCCGGCCTGGGCCTCAGCGCCGGGGACATCGCCAGCCAGATCGCGGCCCGTCTGCAGGCGCGCCAGGACAAGGACTTTGCCCGGGCCGACGCCATCCGCGATGAACTGGAGGCGCGCGGCATTCTGCTGCTCGATGGCCCGGCCGGCACCGACTGGAAGATCCGGCTGTAA
- a CDS encoding glutamine--tRNA ligase/YqeY domain fusion protein, with translation MTETILSETPPRDFIRQIIASDLAAGRNDGRLATRFPPEPNGYLHIGHAKSICLNFGVAQEFGGECHLRFDDTNPVKEEQEFIDAIRADVRWLGFDWGVHEYYASDYFEQLYAWAEQLIGAGLAYVDDQSAEEIRQRRGTLTTPGQDSPWRDRSPAENLELFRRMRAGEFATGEKVLRAKIDMAAPNINLRDPVMYRILHAHHPRTGTAWCLYPMYDFAHGQSDAIERITHSICTLEFADHRPLYDWFIAQLNLFPARQYEFARLNLGYTVMSKRKLQELVAEKVVSGWDDPRMPTLVGMRRRGYPARAIRTFCERIGVGKSDNWIDYSVLEDCVREELNEIAPRALCVLNPLKVVITNYPADHSEIIEVPNHPQQPELGRRQLRFGRELYIERDDFMEDPPKKFFRLGPGREVRLRYGHVIRCDEVVRDAAGAVVELRCSYDPAPGERKIKGIIHWVNAVDAVPVQVRLYDRLFAVENPGRGGSDYRADLNPASIARIESALAEPALASAAVGQAWQFERLGYFCADPQPAADGRIVFNRTVTLRDSWAKQAE, from the coding sequence ATGACAGAAACCATCCTCAGCGAAACCCCGCCCCGTGATTTCATCCGTCAGATCATCGCCTCGGATCTGGCCGCCGGCAGGAATGATGGCCGGCTGGCGACGCGTTTCCCGCCGGAACCCAACGGCTATCTGCACATTGGCCACGCCAAGTCCATCTGCCTCAATTTCGGCGTGGCGCAGGAATTCGGCGGAGAGTGCCACCTGCGTTTCGACGACACCAACCCGGTGAAGGAGGAACAGGAGTTCATCGATGCCATCCGTGCCGATGTACGCTGGCTCGGATTTGACTGGGGTGTGCATGAATACTACGCCTCGGATTATTTTGAGCAGCTATACGCCTGGGCCGAGCAGCTCATCGGTGCCGGATTGGCCTATGTTGATGATCAAAGCGCCGAAGAGATCCGCCAGCGGCGCGGCACCCTGACCACGCCGGGGCAGGACAGCCCCTGGCGCGATCGCAGTCCGGCGGAGAATCTCGAGCTGTTCCGCCGCATGCGGGCCGGCGAATTCGCCACGGGGGAAAAGGTGCTGCGCGCCAAGATCGACATGGCCGCGCCCAATATCAATCTGCGCGATCCGGTCATGTACCGCATCCTGCATGCCCATCATCCGCGTACCGGCACCGCCTGGTGCCTCTACCCGATGTACGATTTCGCCCATGGCCAGAGCGACGCCATTGAACGCATCACCCACTCCATCTGCACCCTGGAGTTTGCCGATCACCGGCCGCTGTACGACTGGTTTATCGCCCAGCTGAACCTTTTTCCGGCGCGGCAGTACGAATTCGCCCGCCTGAATCTGGGCTATACGGTGATGAGCAAACGCAAGCTGCAGGAGTTGGTGGCGGAAAAGGTGGTTTCCGGCTGGGATGATCCGCGCATGCCGACCCTGGTGGGCATGCGCCGGCGCGGCTATCCGGCCCGCGCCATCCGCACCTTCTGCGAACGTATCGGCGTTGGCAAAAGCGATAACTGGATCGATTACAGTGTGCTGGAAGATTGCGTGCGCGAGGAGTTGAACGAGATCGCGCCGCGTGCCCTCTGCGTGCTCAATCCGCTTAAGGTGGTGATCACCAACTATCCGGCGGATCACAGCGAGATTATCGAGGTGCCCAACCATCCGCAGCAACCGGAGCTGGGCCGCCGCCAGCTGCGTTTTGGTCGCGAACTCTACATTGAACGTGATGACTTCATGGAGGATCCGCCGAAGAAGTTTTTCCGCCTTGGTCCCGGCCGCGAGGTGCGGCTGCGCTATGGCCATGTGATCCGCTGTGACGAGGTGGTCCGCGACGCCGCCGGCGCGGTGGTCGAATTGCGCTGCAGTTACGACCCGGCTCCCGGCGAGCGCAAGATCAAGGGGATCATCCACTGGGTCAACGCCGTCGATGCCGTGCCGGTGCAGGTGCGGCTGTACGACCGGCTGTTCGCGGTGGAGAATCCCGGCCGCGGCGGCAGCGATTACCGCGCCGATCTCAATCCCGCTTCCATCGCCCGGATCGAGAGCGCCCTGGCCGAACCGGCCCTGGCCAGCGCGGCCGTGGGGCAGGCCTGGCAGTTCGAGCGGCTCGGCTATTTTTGTGCCGATCCGCAACCTGCGGCTGATGGCCGCATCGTTTTCAACCGCACCGTGACGCTGCGCGATTCCTGGGCCAAACAGGCCGAGTGA
- the ispD gene encoding 2-C-methyl-D-erythritol 4-phosphate cytidylyltransferase gives MAQQKRVLVLVPAAGLGRRMGGQVRKPYLQLQGLPVLVRTLRLFQCHPLVDEILVLVAADQVAHCRRDIVEAYGLTKVRTVLAGGAERQESVHLGLEALTAADEDIVVIHDGVRPLFAAEQLETLLAVARRDGACLLGVPVTDTIKEVADGRSVATPPRARLWAAQTPQLFRYGRILAAHRQAAQRGYQATDDAALLEWLGQPVTLVAGAAGNLKLTRPEDLALADFLLRSADHSAQAAGEEEIEVTPFRIGQGYDVHRLVPGRPLVLGGLTIPHEVGLLGHSDADVLLHALCDALLGAIGAGDLGRHFPDTDPAYKGIASSELLRQVLQLVARRGYRVGNIDATIVAQRPRLAGYIPQMVAQLAACCAIMPEQVNIKATTTETLGFEGRQEGISAQAVVLLISHNGTPSS, from the coding sequence ATGGCACAGCAGAAACGGGTGCTGGTGTTGGTGCCGGCGGCCGGTCTGGGCCGGCGCATGGGCGGTCAGGTACGCAAGCCCTACCTGCAACTGCAAGGGCTGCCGGTGCTGGTTCGCACCCTGCGGCTGTTTCAGTGCCATCCGCTGGTCGACGAGATTCTGGTGCTGGTGGCGGCCGACCAGGTGGCGCACTGTCGCCGTGATATCGTCGAGGCTTATGGCCTGACCAAGGTACGGACGGTGCTGGCCGGCGGCGCCGAGCGACAGGAATCGGTTCATCTCGGGCTGGAGGCGCTGACGGCGGCGGATGAGGACATCGTGGTGATTCACGATGGCGTGCGGCCGCTGTTTGCAGCCGAGCAGCTGGAGACCCTGCTGGCGGTGGCGCGGCGTGACGGTGCCTGTTTGCTGGGGGTGCCGGTGACCGATACCATCAAGGAGGTGGCCGACGGTCGCAGTGTCGCCACGCCGCCGCGGGCGCGCTTGTGGGCGGCACAGACGCCGCAGCTGTTCCGCTATGGCCGGATTCTTGCCGCGCACCGCCAGGCGGCGCAGCGGGGCTATCAGGCGACCGACGATGCCGCCTTGCTGGAATGGCTGGGGCAACCGGTCACTTTGGTGGCGGGCGCGGCGGGTAATCTCAAGCTGACCCGGCCGGAGGATCTGGCGCTGGCCGACTTTCTGCTGCGCAGCGCTGATCACAGCGCACAGGCGGCCGGTGAGGAGGAAATCGAGGTGACGCCTTTCCGTATCGGGCAGGGCTATGACGTCCACCGGCTGGTGCCGGGGCGGCCGCTGGTGCTGGGCGGCCTGACCATTCCGCACGAGGTTGGTCTGCTGGGCCATTCCGACGCCGACGTGCTGTTGCACGCCCTGTGCGACGCCCTGCTCGGCGCCATCGGCGCTGGTGATCTCGGCCGCCATTTTCCCGATACTGATCCGGCCTACAAGGGGATTGCCAGCAGTGAACTGTTGCGGCAGGTGCTGCAGCTGGTGGCCCGGCGCGGTTATCGTGTGGGCAACATCGATGCCACCATCGTGGCCCAGCGGCCGCGGCTGGCCGGCTACATTCCGCAGATGGTGGCCCAGTTGGCCGCCTGCTGCGCTATTATGCCTGAACAGGTCAACATCAAGGCAACCACCACTGAAACCCTCGGTTTCGAGGGCCGGCAGGAAGGCATTTCCGCCCAGGCCGTGGTGTTGCTGATTTCTCACAACGGAACGCCATCATCATGA
- a CDS encoding CarD family transcriptional regulator → MSFNVGDKAVYPAQGVGVIEAIETKEFSGQKHDFYVLRICDSNMTIMVPTKNAAHVGMRSLVDKTRVPQLYALLCDTDGQVGGLSSWSRRQREYAEKIKTGDLFEVAQVMRELYMIGAGKELSYGEKKVLELARRLVVKEVAFAEGVAEDQVNRKLENAWRH, encoded by the coding sequence ATGAGTTTCAACGTCGGGGACAAGGCCGTTTATCCGGCTCAGGGAGTGGGCGTGATCGAGGCCATCGAAACCAAGGAGTTTTCGGGCCAGAAGCACGATTTTTATGTGCTGCGCATCTGTGACAGCAACATGACCATCATGGTGCCGACCAAGAACGCGGCCCATGTCGGCATGCGCTCGCTGGTGGACAAGACCCGCGTGCCCCAGCTCTATGCCCTGCTGTGCGATACCGATGGCCAGGTCGGCGGTCTGTCGTCCTGGAGCCGGCGGCAACGGGAATATGCCGAAAAAATCAAGACCGGCGATTTGTTTGAGGTTGCACAAGTGATGCGGGAATTGTATATGATTGGCGCCGGCAAGGAGCTGTCCTACGGGGAAAAGAAGGTGCTGGAGCTGGCCCGCCGGCTGGTGGTGAAAGAGGTCGCCTTCGCCGAGGGGGTGGCTGAGGATCAGGTGAACCGCAAGCTGGAGAACGCCTGGCGCCACTAG
- a CDS encoding tetratricopeptide repeat protein, producing the protein MTLQRLFPAGPSVAPRLLILLAALSLILLAAPLRAETAARQLGFADALFAEGDYYRAVSEYKRYLYLQPDSSWAAQAHLNLARASLLAGRSAEGRQALDALISRHPASPQAAAAQLLLAEIPFRQKHYQQSHQLLQQPLMDSASTFLRQHQQRLSLWNLLHGEQYPQALALWHSNPAIFGLKEADLLALQQQPRKSPALAGSLSAVLPGAGQLYNGRYREAGLALALNAAFLLGGLQAIDTGNSILGGILLFFEAGWYGGNIYNAMNSAHKFNRDQHQAALATLKQRSGFSLLSDDKQVRLQFDAHFD; encoded by the coding sequence ATGACCCTCCAGCGTCTCTTTCCTGCCGGCCCGTCCGTCGCCCCGCGACTGCTGATTCTGCTGGCGGCCCTGTCCCTTATCCTGCTGGCGGCCCCGCTGCGGGCCGAAACCGCGGCCCGGCAACTCGGCTTTGCCGACGCCCTGTTCGCCGAAGGCGACTATTACCGCGCGGTCAGCGAATACAAACGCTACCTCTATCTGCAGCCCGATTCCTCCTGGGCCGCCCAGGCCCATCTCAACCTGGCCCGCGCCAGCCTGCTGGCCGGCCGCAGCGCTGAAGGGCGTCAGGCCCTCGACGCTCTCATCAGCCGCCACCCCGCAAGCCCGCAAGCGGCTGCCGCCCAGTTACTGCTGGCCGAAATTCCCTTCCGCCAGAAACACTACCAGCAAAGCCACCAGCTACTGCAACAGCCTCTGATGGACAGCGCCAGCACCTTTCTGCGCCAGCATCAGCAGCGACTGAGCCTGTGGAATCTGCTGCATGGCGAGCAGTATCCCCAGGCTCTGGCGCTGTGGCACAGCAACCCGGCCATCTTCGGCCTTAAGGAAGCCGACCTGCTGGCGCTGCAGCAGCAGCCACGCAAGTCACCGGCACTGGCCGGCAGCCTGTCGGCCGTGCTGCCCGGTGCCGGCCAGCTCTACAACGGCCGCTACCGCGAAGCCGGCCTGGCGCTGGCTCTCAATGCCGCCTTTCTGCTCGGTGGCCTGCAGGCCATCGATACCGGCAACAGCATTCTTGGCGGCATTCTGCTGTTCTTCGAGGCCGGCTGGTACGGCGGCAACATCTACAACGCCATGAACAGCGCCCACAAATTCAACCGCGATCAGCACCAGGCTGCCCTCGCTACTCTCAAACAGCGCAGCGGCTTCTCCCTGCTGAGCGACGACAAACAGGTTCGGCTGCAGTTCGACGCCCACTTCGATTGA
- a CDS encoding thiamine biosynthesis protein: MNRPVTALGIFSGGLDSILAALLLRQQGIAVECLCFVTPFFGAERAEEAARRYDLSLTVRDISAVHLQMLKNPHYGYGRNLNPCIDCHALMFRLADELRQERGWNFLFSGEVLGQRPKSQLRPALQAVDKASGCGSRILRPLSALLLPETAMERDGLVDRTQLQGISGRSRKLQEQLAAELGVTDYPSSGGGCLLTEPSFTVRLRDLFDHEPDCTPADIALLKQGRAFRLSPQARLALGRQRGDNERLRALALQRHVQLRCAECSGPLGVLVAAAAPLAPQDVQLAAALVASYGKDQAKAQVAVRLEWPDGRVEVLQVAPLARERAQQLQL; this comes from the coding sequence ATGAACCGACCCGTGACCGCATTGGGCATCTTTTCCGGCGGCCTCGACAGCATTCTGGCGGCCCTGCTGCTGCGCCAGCAGGGCATTGCGGTGGAATGCCTGTGTTTTGTCACGCCTTTCTTCGGTGCCGAGCGCGCCGAGGAAGCGGCCCGGCGCTACGACCTGTCCCTGACCGTGCGCGATATCAGCGCGGTACATCTGCAGATGCTGAAGAATCCTCACTACGGTTACGGCCGCAACCTCAATCCCTGCATCGACTGCCATGCGCTGATGTTCCGCCTGGCCGATGAGCTGCGGCAGGAGCGGGGCTGGAATTTTCTTTTTTCCGGCGAGGTGCTGGGCCAGCGGCCCAAAAGTCAGCTCCGGCCGGCACTGCAGGCGGTGGACAAGGCCAGTGGCTGTGGCAGCCGCATTTTGCGGCCCCTGAGTGCCCTGCTGTTACCGGAAACGGCGATGGAGCGCGACGGCTTGGTCGACCGGACGCAACTGCAGGGAATTTCCGGTCGCAGCCGCAAGCTACAGGAACAGCTGGCGGCCGAACTGGGCGTGACCGACTATCCCAGTTCCGGTGGTGGCTGTTTGCTGACGGAACCCTCCTTCACCGTACGCTTGCGTGATCTGTTCGATCACGAACCCGATTGCACGCCGGCCGATATCGCGCTGCTCAAGCAGGGCCGGGCCTTTCGTCTGTCGCCCCAGGCGCGGCTGGCGCTGGGGCGTCAGCGGGGCGATAACGAACGGTTGCGGGCGCTGGCCCTGCAGCGCCATGTTCAGTTGCGCTGTGCCGAATGTTCCGGTCCACTGGGGGTGCTGGTGGCAGCGGCGGCGCCGCTGGCGCCGCAGGATGTGCAGCTGGCGGCGGCGCTGGTGGCCAGCTATGGCAAGGATCAGGCGAAGGCGCAGGTGGCGGTGCGGCTGGAGTGGCCGGATGGCCGGGTCGAGGTGTTGCAGGTGGCGCCGCTGGCGCGAGAGCGGGCCCAGCAGTTGCAATTGTGA
- a CDS encoding c(7)-type cytochrome triheme domain-containing protein: MKAAFLTSLLLVLLGASVALAVPAGKSLTFDKGAPGVVTFDGALHNKAAKSCRECHNPEVFPQMKQGAVTIKMKEIYAGKQCGICHNGERAFSAKGNCQRCHKR, from the coding sequence ATGAAAGCTGCGTTTCTGACAAGTCTGCTGCTGGTGCTGCTGGGGGCGAGCGTCGCCCTGGCCGTGCCGGCCGGCAAGAGCCTGACCTTCGACAAGGGGGCGCCCGGTGTGGTGACCTTCGATGGCGCCCTGCACAACAAGGCGGCTAAAAGCTGTCGCGAGTGTCACAATCCCGAGGTGTTTCCGCAGATGAAGCAGGGGGCTGTGACCATCAAGATGAAAGAGATCTATGCTGGCAAGCAGTGCGGCATCTGTCACAATGGCGAGCGCGCCTTCAGCGCCAAAGGCAACTGTCAGCGCTGCCACAAACGCTGA
- a CDS encoding (Fe-S)-binding protein: protein MGRHKTLEDFRAEIDKCVKCGACQAQCAVYKSLRRESTVARGKIAIAEALLDKELPLGERFVLDMSQCLLCGSCHDKCPNLVPTEEIVMAARREIAQRQGLSSFGKVLTGVLKRPKLMDVLAKAGGRLEKLAFRKIPDHSGLRLRFPVPFIARERSLPEFTTRPLRERLPEYLAGRADASLTAFFSGCMIQYSYPQVGEALARIFRFLDLPLWIPPQQGCCGLPAQAAGDAATVDQLADANVAAFAGREIGQVVTACASCNAGIGKHYREMGEACAALGDKVEDVHRFLVRQGLVEKLQQLPRQQERVRVTYHDPCHLRTQGITAEPRALLKALPQVEFVEMEGADRCCGLGGTFSVYHYDTSRQIGSRKAHGIATSGAALVATACPGCMLQLQDSINHAGLATRVCHVLELVAQALPAEGFESDPIPPKEDCP from the coding sequence ATGGGCCGCCACAAAACGCTGGAGGATTTTCGCGCCGAGATCGACAAATGCGTCAAATGCGGCGCCTGCCAGGCCCAGTGCGCCGTTTACAAGAGCCTCAGGCGCGAATCGACGGTGGCGCGAGGCAAGATCGCCATTGCCGAGGCCCTGCTGGACAAGGAACTGCCGCTCGGCGAGCGTTTCGTGCTCGACATGTCGCAGTGCCTGTTGTGCGGCAGCTGTCACGACAAATGCCCCAATCTGGTGCCGACGGAAGAAATCGTCATGGCGGCGCGGCGCGAAATTGCCCAGCGCCAGGGGCTGTCCAGCTTCGGCAAGGTGCTCACCGGCGTGCTTAAGCGGCCGAAGCTGATGGACGTGCTGGCCAAGGCCGGCGGCCGGCTGGAGAAACTGGCGTTCCGCAAGATTCCCGATCACAGCGGCCTGCGCCTGCGTTTTCCGGTGCCCTTCATTGCCCGTGAGCGCTCTTTGCCCGAATTCACCACCCGCCCCCTGCGTGAGCGGCTGCCGGAATATCTGGCCGGCCGGGCCGACGCGTCGCTGACGGCTTTTTTCAGCGGCTGTATGATCCAGTACAGCTATCCCCAGGTGGGCGAGGCGCTGGCGCGTATCTTCCGCTTTCTCGACCTGCCGCTGTGGATTCCGCCCCAGCAGGGTTGCTGTGGTCTGCCGGCCCAGGCAGCCGGTGATGCGGCGACGGTGGATCAGCTGGCCGACGCTAATGTGGCAGCCTTCGCCGGGCGCGAAATCGGCCAGGTGGTGACGGCTTGCGCCTCCTGCAACGCCGGTATCGGCAAGCATTACCGTGAAATGGGCGAGGCTTGCGCGGCGCTGGGGGACAAGGTGGAGGATGTCCACCGTTTTCTGGTGCGGCAGGGGTTGGTGGAAAAACTGCAGCAACTGCCGCGGCAGCAAGAGCGCGTGCGGGTGACCTATCACGACCCCTGCCATCTGCGTACCCAGGGTATTACCGCCGAGCCGCGGGCGCTGCTCAAGGCCCTGCCCCAGGTGGAGTTTGTTGAAATGGAAGGGGCCGACCGTTGCTGCGGCCTGGGTGGCACCTTTTCGGTTTATCATTACGACACCAGTCGCCAGATCGGCAGTCGCAAGGCCCATGGCATTGCCACAAGCGGTGCGGCGCTGGTTGCAACGGCCTGTCCCGGGTGTATGCTGCAGCTGCAGGACAGCATCAATCACGCCGGCCTGGCGACGCGGGTCTGCCATGTGCTGGAGCTGGTGGCTCAGGCCCTGCCCGCAGAGGGTTTTGAGTCCGACCCTATTCCACCCAAGGAGGATTGCCCATGA